From Pseudomonas putida, one genomic window encodes:
- a CDS encoding polyamine ABC transporter substrate-binding protein has product MSISVLRKALMAGAGLTLACSVQAAPTVHFYNWSDYIGPTTLEDFEKATGIKPVQDVFDSNETLEGKLLAGNTGYDVVVPSNHFLGKQIKAGAFQKLDKKLLPNYSNLDPALMKRLEKNDPGNQYAVPYLWGTNGIGYNVDKVKAALGVDTIDSWAVLFEPENMKKLSKCGVAFLDSADEMLPAVLNYMGLDPNSTNPKDYAKAEQKLLAVRPYVTYFHSSKYITDLANGNICVAAGFSGDVFQAKARAEEAKKGVNLAYSIPKEGGNLWFDVLAIPKDARNVKEAHAFINYLLKPEVIAQVSDYVGYANPNPKAGALMDQAVRTDAAVYPPQEVLDKMFVNSELPPKVQRLMTRSWTKVKSGK; this is encoded by the coding sequence CGCTGGCATGCAGCGTCCAAGCGGCGCCTACGGTGCACTTCTACAACTGGTCCGACTACATCGGCCCGACCACGCTCGAAGACTTCGAGAAAGCCACGGGTATCAAACCTGTGCAGGACGTGTTCGACTCCAACGAAACCCTGGAAGGCAAGCTACTGGCCGGCAACACCGGTTATGACGTGGTAGTGCCGTCCAACCATTTCCTCGGCAAGCAGATCAAGGCGGGCGCGTTCCAGAAGCTCGACAAGAAACTGCTGCCCAATTATTCCAACCTGGACCCGGCGTTGATGAAGCGCCTGGAAAAGAACGACCCAGGTAACCAGTACGCCGTGCCTTACCTGTGGGGTACCAATGGCATCGGCTACAACGTCGACAAGGTCAAGGCGGCCCTGGGCGTGGACACCATCGATTCCTGGGCCGTGCTGTTCGAGCCCGAAAACATGAAGAAGCTGTCCAAGTGCGGCGTGGCCTTCCTCGACTCGGCGGATGAAATGCTGCCAGCGGTGCTCAACTACATGGGGCTGGACCCCAACAGCACCAACCCCAAGGACTACGCCAAGGCCGAGCAGAAGCTGCTGGCCGTGCGCCCGTACGTGACCTACTTCCACTCCTCCAAGTACATCACGGACCTCGCCAACGGCAACATCTGCGTCGCGGCAGGCTTCTCCGGTGATGTGTTCCAGGCCAAGGCCCGCGCTGAAGAAGCGAAGAAGGGCGTGAACCTGGCCTACTCGATTCCCAAGGAAGGCGGCAACCTCTGGTTCGATGTGCTGGCGATCCCCAAGGACGCCAGGAACGTCAAAGAGGCCCACGCCTTCATCAACTATTTGCTGAAACCTGAGGTTATCGCCCAGGTCAGTGATTACGTCGGTTACGCCAACCCGAACCCCAAGGCTGGCGCCCTGATGGACCAGGCCGTGAGGACTGACGCCGCGGTTTACCCACCGCAGGAAGTGCTGGACAAGATGTTCGTCAACAGTGAGTTGCCACCCAAGGTGCAACGTTTGATGACCCGCAGCTGGACCAAGGTCAAGTCGGGCAAGTAA